The genomic interval ATCTGCACCAGCACTCGAATCTCTCGGACGGCATGGGCACAGCCGATGATTGTTACACGCGCAGCCGTGATTTTTATCAATGGGATTTTGCCGCGCTCACGGATCACGAATGGTTTGTGCGCAATCGCTTGCTGCCCTCAGAGTGGGAATATCTCAAAACGATCACTGCTAGCTTCAATGCGCCGCAAGACTTCATCACGCTGCCGGCTTACGAATGGACGGCCGCGCGCTGGCCCAACGGCGCGGGTCACAAGAACGTTTATTTTCGCGATGAGTCCTATGCGATTTTCAGTCTCGCGGACAGCAACGCCAACTCCACGGCCAAGCTGTTTGCGCGCTTGAAAGCCGAAGGCGCGATTGCGTTTCCGCATCACATTGGCTGGACCGGCGTCGATTGGCAAAATCATGACCCGGTGGCACAGCCGAATGTGGAAATCATTTCGGTGCACGGCGCCTTTGAATACATGGGTAACGAGCCGATCACGCATCGCGGCGGAACGCCCGGGATGTTTATGCAAAACGGCCTAGCGCAAGGGCTGCGCTTCGGCGTGCTCGGCGCCTCCGACGGTCACGGCTTGATCTGGCATCACGGTATTGGCCGCAAACGCGATCCCTGGGTGCAGGGTTTGGCAGGCGTGTGGCTCAAAGGCAAGCTCACGCGCGCCTCGTTGTATGAAGCGCTACAGGCGCGGCGCGTTTATGCCACCAGCGGCGTGCGCATTTTGCTGAATTTCAGCGCGGATAATCATGCCATGGGCAGTGAATACACCACCAACACGCCGCCCAAGTTGAGCGCGCGCGTTGCCGGCACGGGAAAGATTCGCTACGTTTACTTGCTGCGGGACAATCAAATCATTCATCAACACGGCGGTGATTTCGGCGTGGGCGATATGGTGAGATTCGAGCTGATTGACGAACAGGCCGGCCCGGGCACGCATTGGTATTACGTCCGTGTGGTTCAAGATGACGGCGAAATGGCGTGGTCAAGTCCGATTTGGGTGACGATGGAGTGAGTATTTTTTAGGAGTACCGTCTTAATAATTTACTCATTTCCTTGAAACCGCGAATAAACGCTAATAAGCGCGAATGATAAATATATTAGCGCATATTCGCGTTTATTAGCGGTTGCAGAAAATGCCTGTGTTATTCAATTGCCATTACTTCATCAAAATAAGTTTGCGCGTTGCCGTAAACTCGCCGCTGTGGCGTGAATGGGCACGCAGGCGATAGACATAAACACCGGAATTCACCACCTGATTCGCTTGATCGCGGCCGTTCCATCTCACCGTGTGTGTGCCCGCCGGCCGCTCGCCTTCCAATAACATTCGCACCAAGCGCCCATTCAGATCATACAACTCCAACCGCACCAGCGCTGCTTCTGGCAGATCAAATTGAATGTTCGTTTCAGGATTAAAGGGATTGGGAGAATTCTGCCGCAAGGTGAATTGCAACGGCAAATTGCCGGAAGACTTCTCTGCCACGCCGGTGACCAGCGCCAATGCGTTGAAGCTCAGCACAGGCAACTCCGCGTTTGCCGCGCGGGCTTCCAGCCGGTTGATCCCGACGCCCGGCCCCATGCGCCAAACCGCTTGCACCAGGCCGTTGCTGTCCGAAACAACGATGGCGTTGCTCAACAAGCTGCCGCCGCCGGCTACCACCGTAAACTGCACCTCCGTCGCTGCTGGTGGATGGCCGAGCTTGTCGCGCAAAACTGCAATCACCGGTTCGTCCAGCGGCTCATTGATGACGCCGCTTTGATTATTCCCGCCGGCGATTTCAAACGTCGTTGCGGGCAGCGGCGTGAAGGTGAGGCGCAGGCTATCGGCGAGCTTGAGCGCCGGTGAGACAACATAGGCCGAAACGGTTTTAATCCCGGCTTGCATCGAACGCAGCTTCGCCGTCGCTCTGCCATTGGCATTGGTGGGCGCGTCCGGTTGTGTGATGAAATTGCCGCGGCCGGAAACTTGAATGTGTACCTGCTTGCCGGCCACCGGCTGGCCGAATTCATCGCGCAAGGTGATGGTAATAGCAGCCTCCGCTGCGCTGTCTGCCGGAAAACTCGCGCCGGACGCGGCGGTGACACGCGAAAGCGTCGGGCTGATGGTTGCAGGCGTGGCTGTCGCAAAGTAGCTGATCGGCGACTGGCGCAGTTTCGCGCCGTTGAATTCAGCTTTGACATTTGCTTGCTGGCTGCTGAGATTTTGACCGAGTCTCCAAAATGCCGCAGCATAACCGCTGCTATCCGTAAGCACGCGAATTTGAGTAGTGTCGTTGGCGAAGCTGCCGCCGCCCGCAACCACGCGAAACGTGACGCCAAAATTCTTTGCCGGCGCGCCCTGCTCATCAAACACGCGCACGACGAGCGGCTCCGGCAAGGTTGCGCCGGATTGCCCCGTCTGTTGATTGCCGCTGATTTCAGCCAGCGAATCCGGCGCTGCGGTGATGAGATTGAAACGCGCTTTCAAGGCCGGGTTCTGGCCGGATTGAATTTCTATTTTGGTAGTATCTCCATAAATCTCGCCGGCAAAGCATGACGCCGCAGCCGTGCCATCGTTTGCGGTTGTTGTTTCGAACGTTTTTGCTTTTCCGCTAAACCACCCGCTGCCTGCAACAATGGCAAATTTCACCGACTCAACAGCAACGGGATTGTCCAAAGCATCCAAGACGCGAACAACGACGGGCGCAGAGGCTTTGCCGGCTGACACGATTTGGCCATTGCCGCTGACAAGATTAATTTTTGCCGCCGCGCCGATTTTCGCCGTGGCCTGGCAACGAATCGGCGAACCGCTTAAACCATTCGCGCGAATTTCGACTTCATGACGACCCGGTAATGTGCCAAGCGTCCACGCCGTCTGCGCGCGGCCATTGGCGTCCGTGGTGACGGTGCGCGTGCTGTCGCCCTGCAAATGGCCGTGACCGCTCACGATGGCGAATTGCACGGCAAAACCGCTCACCGGCGCGCCGAAGCGATCGGTTACTTGCGCCACCAGCGGTTGCGCCAACGGCTTGCCCACGTCACCGGTTTGATCGCAGCCGCCGGCTAACGCAAGCTGCTGCCCGATACCGTCGCCTTTAGTGCGGATTTTAAGAACGTTCGAGAGCGCACTCACATGCCCGACTTCATCATACGCGCGCATCGCAACATAATACGTTTGATAAATCTGCAAGCCGTTGATTACCAGAGTTTGTGTTTCACCGGCGCGTTTAGGCGCCGGTGGGGGCGCTGCGGCTGCTGCTGAAAAATTGTTTGCCGTGATTGGCTCGGTCGAATAACGAATGTCATAACGGTGCGCCTGGCCGTCCCAATTGTTATCGCCCGGCGCCGACCAGGTTAGCGTGATCGAGGAGGAGGTACTGTCCGTGCCGCGCAGATCGCTCACCGCGCCTGGCGCGATCTTGTCGTTTTCCAGCCAGGTCACAGTGAAATCATCCACCGCATTGTTCAGATTCTCGCCATGAATGAAAACGCCCACGTACCAATCTTCATAAACACCGAACTCCTTGCTGCTGTCTGCACAGGTGGCATCGAGACTATCATTTACAAAGTAATCAAAATAATTCGCAGCGCTGCGCTGGCGAATGACGGCCGTCACCACGTCACCGGCAACCGGATTGCGAACATTTGCCGGTTTTTGATCGACGCTCTTGCCCTGCCCCCAGGTGTATTCCCACGTGCCGTAGCGCACGATCCACAACCAGACTTGGTGATAATTGGTGCGGTGCCACAGCCAGTAGCCGCTGCCGGTGGTTGACAGGGTGTCGATCATCAGAGCGTGTGCGCCTTCCTTGATGCCAATCGAATCCGCATGCTGTCCCCAGCGATAGGATACCGAATGCAATCGCCGCCCCGGCTTGTTGTAGACCGGATTGAAGACGGCTAAATAACGCCAGCCATAAATCGCCTCCGGCGTATGCGTCAGCTCGCCGTCCTTGATTCTCCAGTAGCGCTTGTCGTGCGTCCAGTGATCGCCGATCTCGGCGCGATTGAAGTCGTCGATGACGCTGATGGTATCCACGCCATTGCGGCCCGCCGGCCAGTGCAGACGGACAGCGGCCGGCAGTTGCAGCGTCTGGCGCAGGGAATCGCTATGAGGGGAGGGCCGGCCTTGCGCGAAAGCCGAAACCGGGAAGGAAGAGTATTCTAGAACAAACAAAAGTGTTAGAGTCAGCAAACAAGGCGGTGAACAACGCAGCATGCGTTTTTCCTTTCCAAGCATGTATCATGGCCAAAGCTTCAGAACGATTGACAAGCTTCATTGCCGCAAGCGGCAAAAGAGGTGGGGAATATCGGCGGCTGAAGGCAAAAGCCAAGCCAGGGGATTATGATTCTTCTGCAATTGCGCCTTTTTAGTTGAAGGGCAGAATGCTCAGGAATATCAACGATATTATAGGCGCGTTCACTGACGGATGAAGAATCAGGACAGGAAGAGTTCACGCACAAGCAACAAACCGCCTGAGTCAACGCGGAACATTGTGCAGGACTGAAACGGTTGGTTCAAGAATTTGCTATCAACACCAAAATTTTGACTTGAGAATTACCGTTGCTTCGGCCATATTTTTTCCTATATTTGCGCTTACACAGACAGGAGAGATCATATGACCGCACTCTTATCACAGGCTTTTAATAAAGCCGCAGAGCTTCCGGAAACGGTTCAAGAACAAATCGCTCAACAATTACTCGAAGATATTGAAGCGGAGCTAAAGTGGGATCAAACCTTTGCCAAGACGCAGGATCAACTTGCAAAGTTGGCAGATAAGGCGCTTCAAGAAATCAAAGCCAAACGAGTCA from Cytophagia bacterium CHB2 carries:
- a CDS encoding DUF3604 domain-containing protein, translating into LHQHSNLSDGMGTADDCYTRSRDFYQWDFAALTDHEWFVRNRLLPSEWEYLKTITASFNAPQDFITLPAYEWTAARWPNGAGHKNVYFRDESYAIFSLADSNANSTAKLFARLKAEGAIAFPHHIGWTGVDWQNHDPVAQPNVEIISVHGAFEYMGNEPITHRGGTPGMFMQNGLAQGLRFGVLGASDGHGLIWHHGIGRKRDPWVQGLAGVWLKGKLTRASLYEALQARRVYATSGVRILLNFSADNHAMGSEYTTNTPPKLSARVAGTGKIRYVYLLRDNQIIHQHGGDFGVGDMVRFELIDEQAGPGTHWYYVRVVQDDGEMAWSSPIWVTME
- a CDS encoding T9SS type A sorting domain-containing protein, with the protein product MLGKEKRMLRCSPPCLLTLTLLFVLEYSSFPVSAFAQGRPSPHSDSLRQTLQLPAAVRLHWPAGRNGVDTISVIDDFNRAEIGDHWTHDKRYWRIKDGELTHTPEAIYGWRYLAVFNPVYNKPGRRLHSVSYRWGQHADSIGIKEGAHALMIDTLSTTGSGYWLWHRTNYHQVWLWIVRYGTWEYTWGQGKSVDQKPANVRNPVAGDVVTAVIRQRSAANYFDYFVNDSLDATCADSSKEFGVYEDWYVGVFIHGENLNNAVDDFTVTWLENDKIAPGAVSDLRGTDSTSSSITLTWSAPGDNNWDGQAHRYDIRYSTEPITANNFSAAAAAPPPAPKRAGETQTLVINGLQIYQTYYVAMRAYDEVGHVSALSNVLKIRTKGDGIGQQLALAGGCDQTGDVGKPLAQPLVAQVTDRFGAPVSGFAVQFAIVSGHGHLQGDSTRTVTTDANGRAQTAWTLGTLPGRHEVEIRANGLSGSPIRCQATAKIGAAAKINLVSGNGQIVSAGKASAPVVVRVLDALDNPVAVESVKFAIVAGSGWFSGKAKTFETTTANDGTAAASCFAGEIYGDTTKIEIQSGQNPALKARFNLITAAPDSLAEISGNQQTGQSGATLPEPLVVRVFDEQGAPAKNFGVTFRVVAGGGSFANDTTQIRVLTDSSGYAAAFWRLGQNLSSQQANVKAEFNGAKLRQSPISYFATATPATISPTLSRVTAASGASFPADSAAEAAITITLRDEFGQPVAGKQVHIQVSGRGNFITQPDAPTNANGRATAKLRSMQAGIKTVSAYVVSPALKLADSLRLTFTPLPATTFEIAGGNNQSGVINEPLDEPVIAVLRDKLGHPPAATEVQFTVVAGGGSLLSNAIVVSDSNGLVQAVWRMGPGVGINRLEARAANAELPVLSFNALALVTGVAEKSSGNLPLQFTLRQNSPNPFNPETNIQFDLPEAALVRLELYDLNGRLVRMLLEGERPAGTHTVRWNGRDQANQVVNSGVYVYRLRAHSRHSGEFTATRKLILMK